GTCAATCAGACGGCATAAATACCCACTGACCTCGGACGCTGACGCACCCCACAGTGCCTCGCTTCTGAAGAACACGACTTGGCGACCGTCACTATTCGACACCCACATATCGAATACCAGAGCGCCCAGAATCTCGCATATGTTATGAACCTTGTGAAGCAGTGCATCCGGCAGGAAATCGTAGACGGGATCGCTGGACGGATTTACAGGGAATGCAGAGCCGAAGTGACGCCCCGGATAAACCGCGGATCGGCCACGATGGAGAGTGATATACACATCAGATTGGGCGCACAGGAAGTCCTCTGTCAGATTGACGAACACAGCCTCGGGCGAGGCAATGCCGAGCTGTTCCAAGATAAGCCACGAAAGCAGTTCGTTTATCAGGACGCGCCGCCCCTGTGGGTTCTGTTGGAATTTCGTGACATAGCACGAGCCATCGTCTGCTTGCAGAAGATGCGCTTGGCTGGCACCACGCAACTTGCGCAGGAACCGAGTCGCGGTGACGGTGCGCGGCGTTATCAAAGAAGCCATCGTTTGTACAAGTACGGCGATAGTGTTCAGCGTCTCTCTAAAATGTTCGGCATCGAGAACACCCGACGCACGCCTTTGGCAGGGGTGGGGCGCCACGATGCGGCATCGCTCCCGGCACAGCCGCGGCTGTTAATGTGACAGCACCTGCCTTGTCTTGCGCATGTCTGGGTTCTGATGAGATGATGGATCCGGTCCTACCCCCCGACCAATTGCCTGATTCTGTTCCGGAAACGGAACGCAGGACCGACAACATGCTTTTGTTGCAAGAAAAGCGCAACCG
Above is a window of Clostridia bacterium DNA encoding:
- a CDS encoding HipA family kinase; its protein translation is MAPHPCQRRASGVLDAEHFRETLNTIAVLVQTMASLITPRTVTATRFLRKLRGASQAHLLQADDGSCYVTKFQQNPQGRRVLINELLSWLILEQLGIASPEAVFVNLTEDFLCAQSDVYITLHRGRSAVYPGRHFGSAFPVNPSSDPVYDFLPDALLHKVHNICEILGALVFDMWVSNSDGRQVVFFRSEALWGASASEVSGYLCRLIDNGYAFHGNEWAFHDCPGGLFPRRAVYRSVESIKDFEPWLDLAMSLPEDPLWHALDQVPQEWLREGEPEQLQHLISRLIRRQSRLSELLVSVRAWLPDVFPKWTEKTAVAVG